The following coding sequences are from one Prochlorococcus sp. MIT 0604 window:
- a CDS encoding cell division protein SepF produces the protein MSLISRLKAVVAGDEYLDDDFDELDYASEDELNDINNFKQNPKNANALANSNPFDFMNNNRSSKVVGMPGISNSSSEVSLMEPRSFDEMPQAIQALRERKTVILNLTMMDPDQAQRAVDFIAGGTYAIDGHQERVGESIFLFAPSCVNVTSSSPEEASPSSVSTETTPQYSLGKNTTPEPAWGNSKLSAYS, from the coding sequence GTGTCACTTATTTCTAGATTAAAGGCAGTTGTTGCAGGGGATGAGTATCTCGATGATGATTTTGATGAGTTGGATTATGCTTCAGAGGATGAATTAAATGATATTAATAATTTCAAACAAAATCCAAAGAATGCAAATGCACTTGCAAATTCAAATCCATTCGATTTTATGAATAACAACAGATCATCAAAAGTAGTTGGTATGCCTGGAATCTCAAATTCATCCTCAGAAGTAAGCCTAATGGAACCAAGAAGTTTTGATGAGATGCCTCAAGCTATACAAGCATTAAGAGAGAGAAAAACTGTAATTCTCAATTTAACTATGATGGATCCTGATCAAGCTCAAAGAGCAGTTGATTTTATTGCTGGGGGCACATATGCAATTGATGGACATCAAGAGAGAGTAGGTGAAAGTATTTTTCTTTTTGCTCCAAGTTGTGTAAATGTAACTAGTTCTTCCCCAGAAGAAGCTTCTCCTTCTTCTGTGTCTACAGAAACCACACCACAATATAGTTTGGGCAAAAATACTACTCCTGAACCAGCATGGGGTAATTCTAAATTAAGTGCTTATTCATGA
- a CDS encoding PII-interacting protein PipX family protein, whose product MSSERYLNHPTFGMLYQVSLGNDGRDIYATLYAQKMFFLVEVRQREVFFEVIPYLDARNQAELNLQKARRKGSEELSKWENLFTQTFL is encoded by the coding sequence TTGAGTTCTGAGCGTTATTTAAACCATCCAACATTTGGCATGTTATACCAAGTTTCTCTTGGAAATGATGGGAGAGATATTTATGCGACTTTATACGCTCAAAAAATGTTTTTTTTGGTAGAAGTTCGACAGAGAGAAGTTTTTTTTGAAGTTATACCTTATTTAGATGCCCGTAATCAGGCCGAATTAAACCTTCAAAAAGCTAGAAGAAAAGGATCTGAAGAACTATCTAAATGGGAGAATTTATTTACGCAAACTTTCTTATAA
- a CDS encoding tRNA-(ms[2]io[6]A)-hydroxylase, whose protein sequence is MLVDFKRPTSHIKYLSSFTSDDWIKLALSNPIDILIDHAHCERKAAGVAIQLMFRYPSEPNLAEVLSPIAREELEHFEKILYFLKDLGHSLESLKPPPYGAELSKNIRKEEPNRMLDSFLIAGLIEARSHERLSLLALNSEDKSFQALYKSLLESEARHFGFYWKLAQTKFSKNQTFKRLEELSEIESAILAETFMMPRVHS, encoded by the coding sequence ATGCTAGTCGATTTTAAAAGGCCAACTTCTCACATTAAATATTTATCGTCATTCACCTCAGATGATTGGATCAAACTCGCATTATCTAATCCAATAGATATTCTTATTGACCATGCTCATTGTGAAAGAAAAGCAGCAGGAGTAGCTATTCAATTGATGTTTAGATATCCATCAGAACCAAATCTAGCAGAAGTTCTAAGTCCAATAGCGAGAGAGGAATTAGAGCATTTTGAAAAAATACTTTATTTTTTAAAAGACCTTGGACATTCTCTTGAGTCCTTAAAGCCGCCTCCATATGGAGCTGAATTGTCCAAGAATATAAGAAAGGAAGAGCCCAATAGAATGCTTGATAGTTTCTTAATAGCAGGACTCATTGAAGCTAGAAGTCATGAAAGATTAAGCTTGCTTGCGCTGAATTCTGAAGATAAATCGTTTCAAGCCCTTTATAAGTCTCTGCTAGAGAGTGAGGCAAGACATTTTGGATTTTATTGGAAACTAGCGCAAACTAAATTCTCTAAAAATCAAACTTTCAAAAGGTTAGAAGAATTGTCTGAAATTGAGTCTGCAATACTTGCTGAAACTTTTATGATGCCAAGGGTCCATAGCTAG
- a CDS encoding glycosyltransferase family 4 protein: MVHVAWLGKKSPFCGNVTYGNSTTEKLKARGHKISFIHFDNPSSSNSSKPLFLANDPDVSLPYLIKSQVYTIPSPRAEKELRLSLERLKPDLVHASLTLSPLDFRLPEICDEINLPLIGTFHPPFDAKNRNLTASTQQLTYQLYAPSLSKFDKIIIFSELQKNVLYKLGVPKEKQIIIPNGVDQNIWKPFCEKNKKYDQVKNKLGNERIFLYMGRIANEKNIEALLRSWRQTKTKNCKLVIVGDGPIKPTLENSFSNLGNEKLIWWGAELDLETRVAIMQIAEVFFLPSLVEGLSLSLLEAMSAGTACVATDAGADGEVLDNGAGIVISTDNVAAQLKTIIPILVEHPSFTKDLGEKARERILEKYTIAKNINSLEKVYMNLKDN; the protein is encoded by the coding sequence GTGGTGCATGTTGCCTGGTTGGGTAAGAAATCTCCTTTTTGTGGAAATGTAACTTATGGTAATTCAACTACTGAAAAATTAAAGGCCAGAGGTCATAAAATTAGTTTCATTCATTTCGACAATCCTTCTAGTTCAAATTCATCAAAACCATTATTTCTGGCGAATGATCCTGATGTAAGTCTTCCATATTTAATTAAGTCCCAAGTTTATACAATACCGTCACCAAGAGCAGAAAAAGAGCTAAGGCTATCATTGGAAAGATTAAAGCCTGATTTAGTACATGCAAGCTTAACTTTATCTCCTTTGGACTTTAGACTTCCAGAGATTTGTGATGAAATTAATCTTCCACTCATAGGAACATTTCACCCACCATTTGATGCAAAAAATAGAAATTTAACTGCTAGCACTCAACAGTTAACATATCAACTTTATGCTCCCTCTTTATCAAAGTTCGATAAAATAATCATCTTTTCCGAACTTCAAAAAAATGTTCTTTATAAATTAGGAGTGCCTAAAGAAAAACAAATAATTATTCCAAACGGTGTTGATCAAAATATTTGGAAACCTTTTTGCGAAAAAAATAAAAAATATGACCAGGTAAAAAACAAACTTGGAAACGAAAGAATCTTTTTATATATGGGTAGGATTGCCAATGAGAAAAATATCGAGGCACTTTTACGTTCTTGGCGCCAAACAAAAACTAAAAATTGCAAATTAGTTATTGTTGGAGATGGACCAATAAAGCCAACACTTGAAAATAGTTTTTCTAACCTTGGTAATGAGAAATTAATTTGGTGGGGTGCCGAATTAGATTTAGAAACTAGGGTAGCGATAATGCAAATAGCAGAGGTATTTTTCTTACCAAGCTTAGTAGAGGGTTTGTCGTTATCACTTTTAGAGGCAATGTCTGCTGGTACTGCTTGTGTAGCTACAGATGCGGGAGCTGATGGTGAAGTTTTAGATAACGGAGCAGGAATAGTAATTTCAACTGATAATGTGGCTGCACAATTAAAAACTATAATCCCAATTCTTGTAGAACACCCTTCATTTACAAAAGATCTTGGAGAAAAGGCTAGAGAACGTATACTTGAGAAGTACACAATTGCTAAAAATATAAATTCACTTGAAAAAGTTTATATGAACTTAAAAGATAATTGA
- a CDS encoding DUF1823 family protein, translated as MYKKEKLVENQFTWPICKDLLFLVLEDKVSDVFVCELVWERLFYTKEISMNDWSFSALTPSYWSKKFEKAPQIISERPASVHLTRSIPKDYKGGLKNFLNFKGYKINELYPRRTRRATAVNWLIYWAIENDCFSKDSGLLPSLSSPPVNPVKGHFGDPEIK; from the coding sequence ATGTATAAAAAAGAAAAATTAGTTGAAAATCAATTTACATGGCCAATATGTAAGGATCTATTATTTCTTGTTCTCGAAGATAAGGTTAGTGACGTATTTGTTTGTGAATTAGTTTGGGAAAGACTTTTTTATACTAAAGAAATATCTATGAATGATTGGTCCTTTAGTGCATTAACTCCTTCTTATTGGTCCAAAAAATTTGAAAAAGCTCCCCAAATTATTTCAGAGCGACCAGCCTCAGTACATTTGACTAGATCAATTCCAAAAGACTATAAAGGAGGGTTAAAAAATTTTCTTAATTTTAAAGGTTATAAGATTAATGAACTCTATCCAAGAAGAACTAGAAGAGCGACGGCAGTAAATTGGTTGATTTATTGGGCGATTGAAAATGATTGTTTTTCAAAAGATAGTGGATTATTGCCAAGTCTTAGTTCACCACCTGTAAATCCAGTTAAAGGACATTTTGGTGATCCAGAAATCAAATAA
- a CDS encoding YggS family pyridoxal phosphate-dependent enzyme, translating to MNPENYLKIKNKIPSNVNILAVSKGFKSQEIKTIQNIGQNDFGESKVQEAFEKQLTLKDLKEINWHFIGRIQSNKIRKIVQNFKYIHSVDSFEKLQKISNISREEKKNPLIMLQVKLSDDPTKGGFNPEFLILKWREIQELKNISLTGLMTINPRGLSSKENSGLFKKCRALADSLQLPDCSMGMSGDWEEAIDAGSTWLRIGSLIFGGRP from the coding sequence GTGAACCCTGAAAATTATTTAAAAATAAAAAATAAAATACCATCAAATGTAAATATTCTTGCCGTAAGTAAAGGATTTAAAAGTCAAGAAATCAAGACTATTCAAAATATAGGTCAAAACGATTTTGGTGAAAGTAAGGTTCAAGAGGCGTTTGAAAAACAATTAACTCTAAAAGATCTTAAAGAAATAAATTGGCACTTTATTGGAAGAATACAAAGTAATAAAATAAGAAAAATAGTTCAAAATTTTAAATACATTCATTCAGTAGATTCATTTGAAAAGTTGCAAAAGATTTCTAATATTTCACGTGAAGAGAAGAAAAATCCATTAATAATGTTGCAGGTTAAGTTGAGTGATGACCCAACTAAAGGAGGTTTTAATCCTGAATTTTTGATTTTGAAATGGAGAGAAATTCAAGAGTTGAAAAATATTTCATTAACCGGTTTGATGACTATCAATCCTAGAGGACTTAGCTCTAAAGAAAATTCAGGGTTGTTCAAAAAATGTCGTGCTCTTGCGGATTCTCTACAACTACCAGATTGTTCCATGGGGATGTCAGGTGATTGGGAGGAAGCTATTGATGCTGGATCAACTTGGTTAAGAATAGGATCATTGATTTTTGGAGGCAGACCCTGA
- the hpf gene encoding ribosome hibernation-promoting factor, HPF/YfiA family yields the protein MKILIHGKNLELTGALKEYTEAKIEKATLHYKDIVKEADIHLSIEKNPRVSFQTAEVTIFANGTVIRAEEKTENLYSSIDLVSNKLCRKLRKYKEKNNKTIHNNQFKNKEPFQIENTESRFLDEALLKNGIEASLPEPSIKNKYFEMNPISSEEARKQLDLIDHDFYVFRNKKNNELQVIYKRNHGGYGLIQAK from the coding sequence ATGAAAATTTTAATCCATGGGAAAAATCTTGAGCTCACTGGAGCGTTAAAAGAATATACTGAGGCAAAGATAGAAAAAGCAACACTTCACTATAAGGATATCGTTAAAGAAGCCGACATACATCTTTCAATAGAAAAAAATCCAAGAGTCTCCTTCCAGACTGCAGAAGTTACTATTTTTGCAAATGGTACCGTAATTAGAGCCGAAGAAAAAACTGAAAATCTATACTCAAGCATTGATTTAGTTTCAAATAAACTTTGTAGAAAATTACGTAAATACAAAGAAAAAAACAATAAAACAATCCATAATAATCAATTTAAAAATAAAGAGCCTTTCCAAATTGAAAATACAGAATCAAGATTTTTAGATGAAGCTTTACTTAAAAATGGAATAGAAGCAAGTCTGCCAGAGCCATCTATAAAAAACAAATACTTTGAAATGAATCCAATTTCATCAGAAGAAGCAAGAAAACAATTAGATCTAATTGATCATGATTTTTATGTTTTTCGAAATAAAAAAAATAATGAACTTCAAGTTATATATAAGAGGAATCACGGAGGATATGGACTGATTCAAGCCAAATAA
- the cobI gene encoding precorrin-2 C(20)-methyltransferase, with translation MIKNKFLSLLNRYKTNLPTLTIVGVGPGDPSLLTIAAVDAIKKAKVIVFPISDDNKKSFAAEIVKKYTKFKKNIPIIFPMARKDFDPDEIWSNAVEKIVKYIQNGESVVLLCLGDTSLFASSSNILRLIKNNHAEIITKTIPGISSISAAAALNDFDLVKKGETLIIKECPSSESELTTLIRESKANKTVLAIMKVGKRWNLVREILKKEDIINTSLLALSVGMPDQIIQYASQYKKEFMPYFSLILIRLD, from the coding sequence ATGATAAAAAATAAGTTTTTAAGTTTACTTAATCGATATAAAACCAATTTACCAACATTGACCATCGTTGGTGTTGGGCCCGGAGATCCATCGCTTTTAACAATTGCTGCTGTAGATGCAATCAAAAAGGCGAAAGTTATAGTTTTTCCAATTTCAGATGATAATAAAAAGAGTTTCGCTGCAGAAATAGTCAAGAAATACACCAAATTTAAAAAAAATATACCTATCATCTTTCCAATGGCTAGGAAGGATTTTGATCCAGATGAAATATGGTCTAATGCTGTAGAAAAAATTGTGAAATATATACAAAATGGAGAATCAGTTGTTTTACTTTGTCTTGGAGATACTTCCCTATTTGCAAGTTCTTCGAATATTTTGAGGTTAATAAAAAATAATCATGCTGAAATTATTACCAAAACCATACCTGGTATTTCCTCTATTTCAGCAGCAGCAGCCTTGAATGATTTTGACCTGGTAAAAAAAGGCGAGACATTGATCATCAAAGAATGCCCTTCTTCAGAATCTGAATTAACAACCCTAATTAGGGAAAGTAAAGCAAATAAAACGGTATTGGCAATTATGAAAGTTGGCAAAAGATGGAATTTAGTCAGAGAAATTTTAAAAAAAGAGGATATCATCAATACATCATTATTAGCTTTAAGTGTTGGGATGCCTGATCAAATTATTCAATATGCATCACAATATAAAAAGGAATTTATGCCTTATTTCTCTTTGATTTTGATAAGGTTGGATTAA
- the proC gene encoding pyrroline-5-carboxylate reductase, which yields MTDKIAIIGFGNIASAIVTPLLDNKLIQPENVFCVVNTEKSLENIKKNYRHNINVYKSGSEESKIIWDCQYKLLSIKPQQLNDISEAQHIKNKDNLIVSILAGVSIKRLTQKFPNHKCVRVVTNIPITIGKGLTGISWGEEIKEDQKQFTKKLFKNTSKVYEFPEDYLDIFLALTSSGPAIIALIIEALSDGGLSGGLPKIISEELVMEMILGTICLIKENKLTTSELKNLVTSPGGTTISALRVLEKKSVRSALMESIVSASNRSKEFR from the coding sequence GTGACAGATAAAATTGCGATTATTGGTTTTGGAAATATTGCGAGTGCTATAGTTACCCCTTTATTAGATAACAAATTAATTCAGCCAGAGAATGTTTTTTGTGTTGTAAATACAGAAAAAAGTTTAGAAAACATAAAAAAAAATTATAGACATAATATAAATGTTTATAAATCAGGTTCTGAAGAGTCAAAAATAATTTGGGATTGTCAATATAAGCTTCTTTCGATAAAACCCCAACAATTAAATGATATAAGTGAGGCCCAACATATAAAAAATAAGGACAATTTAATAGTTTCAATTCTTGCCGGGGTTTCAATAAAAAGACTTACTCAAAAGTTTCCTAATCACAAATGCGTAAGGGTGGTTACAAATATTCCAATAACTATTGGAAAAGGTTTAACGGGGATTTCTTGGGGAGAAGAAATTAAAGAAGATCAGAAACAATTTACAAAGAAATTATTTAAAAATACTAGTAAAGTTTATGAATTTCCTGAAGATTACCTTGATATATTTTTAGCTTTAACTTCATCAGGTCCTGCAATTATTGCTTTAATTATAGAAGCATTAAGTGATGGAGGATTAAGCGGGGGATTACCAAAAATAATTTCAGAGGAACTTGTTATGGAAATGATACTAGGGACTATTTGTCTAATAAAGGAAAATAAACTTACTACCTCTGAGCTTAAAAATTTAGTAACCTCTCCAGGTGGAACAACTATTTCTGCTTTAAGGGTTTTAGAAAAAAAGAGTGTAAGGTCAGCATTAATGGAATCAATAGTTTCAGCTAGTAATAGAAGTAAAGAGTTTCGTTAG
- the recO gene encoding DNA repair protein RecO, which produces MSGSGECRLEGLCIKASPLGENDRLITILTDEQGIVRLAVPGARRPKSSLAAATPLTYLSLQIFGKRNLKSVRQIKILKSYSGLGKNIECLAAAQAITELTFLLVGNNDKQQNYLSCVLAHLDRIYLYEESKEEDIKMLSMSIQSLIHLLAIGGINLPIHHCCKTGEPIIPPLGNWEWGCYYLPSEGFSSREDPQSNLKINASEVALLQRLLFPELPIKSNGELLGPKKVWLKILFIIETWISTQLEKDLSSLKMLREIYS; this is translated from the coding sequence ATGTCTGGTTCTGGTGAGTGCAGACTAGAGGGTCTCTGTATTAAAGCTTCTCCATTAGGCGAGAATGATAGATTAATAACTATTCTTACTGATGAGCAAGGGATTGTTCGATTAGCAGTACCTGGTGCAAGACGTCCTAAAAGTAGTCTTGCTGCAGCTACTCCCCTAACATATTTAAGTCTGCAAATTTTTGGAAAAAGAAATCTTAAATCTGTACGTCAAATTAAAATATTAAAAAGCTATTCTGGTCTAGGGAAAAATATTGAATGTCTTGCAGCTGCGCAAGCAATAACTGAATTAACTTTTTTGTTAGTAGGTAATAATGACAAGCAACAAAACTACTTATCTTGTGTTCTTGCTCATCTAGATAGGATTTATTTGTATGAAGAATCTAAAGAAGAAGATATTAAAATGCTCTCAATGAGTATTCAATCTTTAATCCATCTATTAGCCATTGGAGGTATAAATTTACCAATTCATCATTGCTGTAAAACTGGAGAACCTATTATTCCGCCTCTAGGAAATTGGGAATGGGGTTGTTATTATTTGCCAAGTGAAGGGTTTTCGTCCAGGGAAGATCCTCAAAGTAATCTAAAAATTAATGCATCTGAAGTTGCTCTATTACAAAGACTTCTTTTCCCTGAATTACCAATAAAATCTAATGGAGAGTTATTGGGACCTAAAAAAGTCTGGCTTAAAATATTATTTATTATTGAAACCTGGATCTCTACTCAACTAGAGAAAGATCTATCTTCACTAAAAATGTTGAGAGAAATATATAGTTAA
- a CDS encoding DUF3764 family protein, protein MTIETTVFTFKLSNTFEEWVKMFDSPEIDAFHKTVGLTPLYRGKSLIDPKEVIVIHQAEEGVAKHVFSDPETIKNIESGGHIYSTTKITSWVSD, encoded by the coding sequence ATGACTATTGAAACTACTGTTTTCACCTTTAAACTTTCAAATACATTTGAGGAATGGGTAAAAATGTTTGATAGTCCAGAGATAGATGCATTTCATAAAACGGTAGGACTTACTCCTCTATATCGTGGCAAAAGTTTAATTGATCCCAAAGAAGTTATTGTTATTCATCAAGCTGAAGAAGGTGTAGCTAAGCATGTTTTTTCAGATCCTGAAACCATTAAGAATATAGAATCTGGAGGACATATTTATAGCACAACGAAAATCACAAGTTGGGTTTCTGATTAG
- a CDS encoding energy-coupling factor transporter transmembrane protein EcfT → MNLLTKFSLGQYVHGNRSWLRIIDSRLKIIIVMIFLITPIWAGPIWRLSLVGFLLLITFLSLLPSRVWWRSLFFLSFLSLLIGCISILASSDIQSLDGYLRNPNELQVVLESQKEWNILQIPSQKIWFINFGPYNLSRKAFELGIKTSTLIFTVIHSVNLMLLTTLQEDIVWGLSWFMYPLRKIGLPISKWLFQLLIALRFIPLVQEEFQNIIKSVSVRSINFRNLGLKKSFNFLLILVERLFKNIFLRIDHGAESLLSKKKIIIKTNRFRTLYPSKTLNVIVNTLSICFICIAIFLRKLYGAL, encoded by the coding sequence ATGAATTTGCTAACCAAATTTTCTCTTGGTCAATACGTTCATGGTAATAGAAGTTGGCTAAGAATTATAGATAGTAGATTAAAAATAATTATCGTAATGATATTTTTAATCACTCCAATTTGGGCAGGTCCAATATGGAGATTGAGTTTAGTTGGTTTTTTACTATTAATTACTTTTTTAAGTTTATTGCCATCTAGGGTATGGTGGCGATCATTATTTTTTCTCTCATTTTTATCACTATTAATTGGATGTATATCAATACTTGCCTCGTCTGATATTCAATCTCTTGATGGCTACTTAAGAAATCCCAATGAGTTGCAAGTAGTACTGGAAAGCCAAAAAGAATGGAATATTTTGCAAATTCCTTCACAGAAGATATGGTTTATTAATTTTGGTCCCTACAACTTATCAAGAAAAGCATTTGAACTAGGAATAAAAACCTCTACTTTGATATTTACCGTTATTCATAGTGTGAATTTGATGCTTTTAACCACATTACAGGAAGACATTGTATGGGGATTAAGTTGGTTTATGTATCCATTAAGAAAGATTGGATTGCCAATTAGTAAATGGCTTTTTCAGTTGTTAATTGCATTACGTTTTATTCCTCTAGTGCAGGAGGAATTTCAAAATATCATTAAATCAGTGTCAGTTAGATCAATAAATTTTCGAAATTTAGGATTAAAGAAATCCTTTAATTTTTTATTAATCTTAGTAGAAAGGTTATTTAAAAATATATTTCTGAGAATTGATCATGGAGCAGAATCATTACTCTCAAAGAAAAAAATTATTATAAAAACTAACAGATTTAGAACTCTTTATCCTTCAAAAACTCTCAATGTAATTGTTAATACATTATCGATTTGTTTTATTTGCATAGCAATTTTTCTTAGAAAACTGTATGGTGCATTATAA
- the aroQ gene encoding type II 3-dehydroquinate dehydratase: protein MNILLINGPNLNLLGTREPEIYGNKTLSDIEQDLTKVAQEKSIYLECFQSNHEGEIVDKIQESVKSIQGILINAGAFTHTSISIRDALIGSKIPFVELHISNIFSREDFRKESFLTDKAIGIISGFGISSYSLALEGIIGYLSSKD, encoded by the coding sequence ATGAATATTTTATTGATAAATGGCCCAAACTTAAATTTATTGGGAACTAGAGAACCTGAAATATATGGTAATAAAACATTGAGTGATATAGAACAAGATCTAACAAAAGTTGCCCAAGAAAAGAGTATTTATCTTGAATGTTTTCAAAGTAATCACGAAGGAGAAATAGTAGATAAAATTCAGGAGTCTGTAAAAAGTATCCAAGGAATTCTTATAAATGCTGGCGCTTTTACTCATACCTCGATTTCTATTCGTGATGCTTTAATTGGATCAAAAATTCCGTTTGTAGAGCTACATATTTCAAATATTTTTAGTAGAGAAGATTTTCGTAAAGAATCTTTTCTTACAGATAAAGCTATAGGAATTATTAGTGGATTCGGCATATCAAGTTATTCTTTAGCTCTTGAGGGAATCATTGGATATTTAAGTAGTAAAGATTAA
- the der gene encoding ribosome biogenesis GTPase Der, with protein MILPTIAIIGRPNVGKSTLVNRLCQSNDAIVFDKPGVTRDRTYQNASWGGKEFQIVDTGGLVFDDDSEFLPEIRTQVFLALEEASLALLVVDGNQGVTDGDLSIAKWLRNSSCKTIVAVNKCESTNLGISLASEFWKLGLGEPNPVSAIHGSGTGDLLDLVIGELPENNIQDDEEKIMMSIIGRPNVGKSSLLNSICGEKRAIVSDISGTTTDSIDTLIKKGDNHWKIIDTAGIRRKKNVKYGTEFFGINRAFKSIDRSDVCVLVIDAIDGVTDQDQKLAGRIEEQGRACIIVVNKWDLVEKNSSTIYQVEKELRSKLYFLHWSKMIFISALTGQRVDNIFEHALNAVNQHRRRVTTSVVNEVLKESISWKSPPTKRSGKQGRLYYGTQVKNKPPTFTLFVNDPKLFGITYRRYIEKQIRVNLGFEGTPLILLWRGKQQRALNKEVERENIELIQKD; from the coding sequence TTGATTCTTCCCACAATAGCAATTATCGGAAGACCTAACGTTGGGAAATCTACCTTAGTTAATCGTCTTTGCCAAAGTAATGATGCAATAGTATTTGATAAGCCTGGTGTTACAAGAGATAGAACTTATCAAAATGCTTCATGGGGAGGTAAGGAATTTCAAATAGTTGATACTGGAGGTTTAGTTTTTGATGATGATAGTGAATTTCTCCCAGAGATAAGGACACAAGTCTTCTTGGCTCTAGAAGAGGCTTCACTCGCGTTACTGGTGGTAGATGGGAATCAAGGCGTTACTGATGGTGATTTATCAATAGCAAAATGGTTAAGAAACTCAAGCTGTAAAACAATTGTTGCTGTTAATAAATGCGAATCGACTAATCTAGGAATATCCCTAGCTTCGGAGTTCTGGAAATTAGGATTGGGCGAACCTAACCCTGTTTCGGCTATTCATGGTTCAGGTACTGGAGATCTTTTAGATCTCGTTATTGGAGAACTTCCTGAAAATAATATCCAGGATGATGAAGAAAAGATAATGATGTCAATTATAGGTAGGCCTAATGTTGGTAAATCTAGTTTGTTAAATTCAATCTGCGGAGAAAAAAGAGCAATAGTTAGTGATATTAGTGGCACGACAACTGATTCAATAGATACGCTTATTAAAAAAGGTGATAATCATTGGAAAATTATTGATACAGCAGGAATTAGAAGAAAGAAAAATGTTAAATATGGTACTGAATTCTTTGGTATTAATAGGGCTTTTAAATCTATAGATAGAAGTGATGTTTGTGTTTTAGTTATAGACGCTATAGATGGAGTAACTGATCAAGACCAGAAGCTGGCTGGGCGCATAGAAGAACAAGGCAGAGCTTGCATAATTGTTGTTAATAAATGGGATCTTGTAGAAAAAAATAGTTCAACAATTTATCAAGTAGAAAAAGAACTTAGATCTAAACTTTATTTTTTACACTGGTCAAAAATGATTTTTATATCTGCTCTAACTGGTCAAAGAGTTGATAATATTTTTGAGCATGCTCTTAATGCTGTAAATCAACATAGAAGAAGAGTTACAACATCTGTAGTTAATGAAGTACTTAAAGAATCAATCAGTTGGAAAAGTCCTCCAACGAAGAGAAGCGGCAAACAAGGTAGGCTTTATTACGGTACTCAAGTAAAGAACAAACCTCCCACTTTTACTCTTTTTGTAAATGACCCTAAATTATTCGGAATAACTTATAGAAGATATATTGAAAAACAAATTAGGGTGAATTTAGGCTTTGAAGGCACACCCCTCATTTTACTTTGGAGAGGAAAACAGCAAAGAGCTTTAAATAAAGAAGTCGAAAGAGAAAATATTGAGTTAATTCAAAAAGATTAA